The following are encoded in a window of Lates calcarifer isolate ASB-BC8 linkage group LG20, TLL_Latcal_v3, whole genome shotgun sequence genomic DNA:
- the LOC108893957 gene encoding prenylcysteine oxidase-like, with the protein MAGSLLPLLAVLLSAWPAVGDPEGPAHVDGAPPSKIAVVGAGIGGSATAHFLRQHFGPEVQVDVFEKGEVGGRLATVTVNHNDYESGGSIIHSLNLHMQDFVKQLGLKYRRSVAGKTAVFNGKEMILEETDWYLLDLFRLWWRYGISFIRLQMWVEEIMEKFMRIYKYQAHGYAFSSVEELLDSLGGSGFINMTRRPLSESLLELGVSQRFIDEVIAPVMRVNYGQNVSIPAFIGAVSLAGAQNNLWAVEGGNKLVCSGLLKIANANLLQAQVNAISPIQLGETLQYQLSFTTAAGTGSELYDIVVLATPLQPSVGSGVQFQGFTPPFDELPGNYHNTVATIVHGYLNTSFFGFPDPRLFPFASILTTESPDLFFNSVASVCPVNISAGFRRKQPQEAGVYKVFSPQPLDKSQLKMLFRSYYSVQVTEWQPYSHYGSSQGLPPVELHPSLYYLNGIEWAGSAMEMSSVAAKNIALLAYHRWNRQTDMVDQRDLMHRIKTEL; encoded by the exons ATGGCCGGATCTCTGCTCCCGCTGCTCGCCGTCCTGCTGTCAGCCTGGCCGGCCGTTGGAGATCCGGAGGGACCCGCTCATGTCGATGGAGCTCCGCCTTCTAAAATAG CGGTGGTTGGCGCAGGGATAGGAGGCAGTGCTACGGCCCACTTCCTGCGGCAGCACTTTGGGCCCGAGGTGCAGGTGGACGTGTTTGAAAAGGGCGAGGTAGGGGGTCGTCTCGCCACCGTAACAGTCAATCACAATGACTACGAGTCTGGAGGTTCCATCATTCACTCCCTCAACCTCCACATGCAGGATTTTGTCAAACAGCTCG GTTTGAAGTATCGTCGCAGCGTGGCAGGAAAGACAGCTGTGTTCAATGGCAAGGAGATGATTCTGGAGGAGACAGACTGGTACCTGCTGGACCTGTTCCGGCTGTGGTGGCGCTACGGCATCAGCTTCATACGTCTGCAGATGTGGGTGGAAGAAATTATGGAGAAATTCATGAG GATCTACAAGTACCAGGCCCACGGTTACGCCTTCAGCTcggtggaggagctgctggactCTCTCGGGGGGAGTGGCTTCATCAACATGACGCGGAGGCCGCTCTCCGAGTCGCTGCTGGAGCTGGGTGTGTCACAGCGCTTCATCGATGAGGTCATCGCACCCGTCATGAGGGTCAACTACGGACAGAATGTCAGCATCCCTGCCTTCATAG gcgCGGTGTCTTTAGCCGGTGCCCAGAACAACCTGTGGGCGGTGGAAGGAGGCAACAAGCTGGTGTGTTCTGGCCTGCTGAAGATAGCCAACGCTAACCTGCTGCAAGCACAAGTCAACGCCATCTCCCCCATCCAGTTAG GGGAGACACTCCAGTACCAGCTGAGCTTCAccacagcagcagggacaggaTCAGAGCTATATGACATTGTAGTGTTGGCAACTCCGCTCCAGCCCAGTGTCGGGTCTGGAGTCCAGTTCCAGGGTTTCACGCCTCCCTTTGACGAGCTCCCCGGCAACTATCACAACACTGTAGCAACCATTGTCCATGGTTACCTCAACACCTCTTTCTTCGGGTTCCCGGACCCTCGCCTGTTCCCCTTTGCCAGCATCTTGACAACTGAGTCACCTGATCTGTTCTTCAACAGCGTGGCCAGCGTTTGTCCTGTCAACATCTCGGCGGGGTTCCGGCGTAAGCAGCCGCAAGAGGCTGGTGTCTATAAAGTGTTCTCACCACAGCCTCTGGACAAGTCTCAGCTCAAAATGCTCTTCAG gTCGTACTACTCGGTGCAGGTGACAGAGTGGCAGCCCTACTCTCATTACGGCAGCAGCCAGGGTCTGCCGCCTGTGGAGCTCCACCCCAGTCTCTACTACCTGAATGGTATCGAGTGGGCCGGCAGCGCCATGGAGATGAGCTCTGTGGCCGCCAAGAACATTGCCCTGCTGGCTTATCACCGctggaacagacagacagacatggtgGACCAGAGAGATCTGATGCACAGGATCAAGACCGAATTATGA